A genomic segment from Heterodontus francisci isolate sHetFra1 unplaced genomic scaffold, sHetFra1.hap1 HAP1_SCAFFOLD_58, whole genome shotgun sequence encodes:
- the LOC137365905 gene encoding histone H2B 1/2-like, with the protein MSGDHREAEKKKAAAKKGAKKTVSKPSAKGGKKRRKSRKESYSIYIYKVMKQVHPDTGISSKAMSIMNSFVNDIFERIAGEASRLAHYNKRSTICSREIQTAVRLLLPGELAKHAVSEGTKAVTKYTSSK; encoded by the exons atgtcaggggatcACCGTGaagcg gagaagaagaaagcagctgctaagaagggcgccaagaaaactgtgagtaaaccgtcagcaaagggtggcaagaagcggagaaagtcgaggaaggagagttactccatctacatctacaaagtgatgaagcaggttcaccccgacaccggcatctcctccaaggccatgagcatcatgaactcgtttgtgaacgatattttcgagcgcatcgcgggtgaggcttcccgcctggcccattacaacaagcgcagcaccatctgctcccgggagatccagaccgccgtgcgcctgctgctgcccggggagctggccaagcacgccgtgtcggaagggacaaaggcggtgaccaagtacaccagctccaagtaa